From a region of the Balaenoptera acutorostrata chromosome 14, mBalAcu1.1, whole genome shotgun sequence genome:
- the CNKSR3 gene encoding connector enhancer of kinase suppressor of ras 3 isoform X2: MKNLVLKLRASSHNLQNYISSRRKSPAYDGNTSHKPPNEFLTSVVELIGAAKALLAWLDRAPFTGITDFSVTKNKIIQLCLDLTTTVQKDCLVAEMEDKVLAVVKVLNGICDKTIRSTTDPVMSQCACLEEVHLPNIKPGEGLGMYIKSTYDGLHMITGTTENSPADRSQKIHAGDEVIQVNQQTVVGWQLKNLVRKLRENPTGVVLLLKKRPTSSFNFTPAPLKNLRWKPPLVQTSPPPTTTQSPDSTMDASLKKEKPAIMDLYIPPPPTVPYSPREENGSSVYGFSKCKQPQPGPKGSESPNSFLDQESRRRRFTIADSDQLPGYSVETNILPTKMRGKTPSYGKPRPLSMPADASWMGIVDPFARPRSHGRKSEDGLCRYFSNERISPIIEERSSPTYRFSRPTTERQLVRGADYIRGSRCYISSDLHSSATIPFSEEGTKKKASSSAAKSSSPEPSLLVSWFTRLKLLTH, from the exons ATGAAGAACTTGGTTCTGAAACTGCGAGCATCTTCCCACAATTTACAGAATTACATAAGCAGCCGGAGAAAAAGTCCAGCCTATGATGGGAACACCTCCCACAAGCCCCCCAATGAGTTCCTGACTTCTGTGGTGGAGCTCATAGGCGCTGCCAAGGCCTTGTTAGCTTGGCTGGACCG GGCTCCATTTACAGGGATCACTGATTTCTCAGTAACGAAGAACAAAATCATTCAGCTTTGCTTGGATCTGACCACTACAGTCCAGAAG gaTTGCCTTGTAGCAGAAATGGAAGATAAAGTTTTGGCTGTA GTCAAGGTTTTAAATGGCATCTGTGATAAAACAATCCGATCTACCACGGATCCTGTTATGAGCCAGTGTGCATGTCTGGAAGAAGTTCACTTACCAAACATTAAACCCGGGGAAGGCTTG GGCATGTACATCAAATCAACCTATGATGGACTGCACATGATTACTGGGACCACAGAAAAT TCTCCTGCAGACAGATCTCAGAAGATTCATGCCGGTGATGAAGTCATTCAGGTTAATCAGCAAACTGTG gtGGGATGGCAGCTGAAAAATCTGGTGAGAAAGTTGAGAGAGAATCCTACAGGAGTTGTGTTGCTGCTTAAGAAGCGGCCCACGAGTTCCTTCAACTTCACTCCTGCCCCCCTGAAAAACCTACGATGGAAGCCGCCTCTGGTCCAG ACCTCGCCTCCGCCCACGACCACTCAGTCCCCGGACAGCACGATGGACGCGTCACTGAAGAAGGAGAAGCCAGCCATCATGGATCTTTATATTCCTCCTCCGCCAACCGTTCCCTACTCCCCCCG GGAAGAGAATGGGAGTTCCGTTTACGGATTCAGTAAATGTAAACAGCCGCAGCCTGGTCCGAAGGGTTCTGAGTCCCCCAAttccttcctggaccaggaaagCCGGAGACGGAGATTTACCATCGCTGATTCTGATCAGTTGCCTGGGTATTCCGTGGAAACCAATATTCTGCCCACAAAAATGAGAGGGAAAACACCATCCTATG GCAAGCCCCGGCCTTTGTCCATGCCTGCGGACGCGAGCTGGATGGGGATTGTGGACCCTTTTGCTAGACCTCGAAGTCATGGGAGGAAAA GTGAGGACGGCCTTTGCCGGTATTTCAGTAATGAGCGGATCTCTCCGATCATCGAAGAAAGGTCATCCCCCACATACCGTTTCTCAAGGCCCACGACCGAGAGGCAGCTGGTCCGAGGTGCAGACTACATCCGAGGCAGCAGGTGCTACATCAGTTCAGATCTCCACAGCAGCGCCACGATTCCATTCTCGGAGGAAGGGACCAAAAAGAAAGCCAGCTCCTCGGCAGCCAAGTCCTCTTCTCCAGAACCGTCCCTGCTGGTCAGCTGGTTTACTCGCCTGAAACTGTTGACTCACTGA
- the CNKSR3 gene encoding connector enhancer of kinase suppressor of ras 3 isoform X1, with protein MEPVTKWSPKQVVDWTRGLDDCLQQYVHKFEREKINGEQLLQISHQDLEELGVTRIGHQELVLEAVDLLCALNYGLETDNMKNLVLKLRASSHNLQNYISSRRKSPAYDGNTSHKPPNEFLTSVVELIGAAKALLAWLDRAPFTGITDFSVTKNKIIQLCLDLTTTVQKDCLVAEMEDKVLAVVKVLNGICDKTIRSTTDPVMSQCACLEEVHLPNIKPGEGLGMYIKSTYDGLHMITGTTENSPADRSQKIHAGDEVIQVNQQTVVGWQLKNLVRKLRENPTGVVLLLKKRPTSSFNFTPAPLKNLRWKPPLVQTSPPPTTTQSPDSTMDASLKKEKPAIMDLYIPPPPTVPYSPREENGSSVYGFSKCKQPQPGPKGSESPNSFLDQESRRRRFTIADSDQLPGYSVETNILPTKMRGKTPSYGKPRPLSMPADASWMGIVDPFARPRSHGRKSEDGLCRYFSNERISPIIEERSSPTYRFSRPTTERQLVRGADYIRGSRCYISSDLHSSATIPFSEEGTKKKASSSAAKSSSPEPSLLVSWFTRLKLLTH; from the exons ggTTAGATGATTGCCTGCAGCAGTATGTCCACAAGTTTGAACGGGAGAAGATAAATGGAGAGCAGCTGCTGCAGATTTCCCATCAGGATCTTGAGGAGCTGGGTGTCACACGAATTGGACACCAGGAACTTGTGTTGGAGGCTGTCGACCTTCTCTGTGCACTG AATTATGGCCTTGAAACCGATAATATGAAGAACTTGGTTCTGAAACTGCGAGCATCTTCCCACAATTTACAGAATTACATAAGCAGCCGGAGAAAAAGTCCAGCCTATGATGGGAACACCTCCCACAAGCCCCCCAATGAGTTCCTGACTTCTGTGGTGGAGCTCATAGGCGCTGCCAAGGCCTTGTTAGCTTGGCTGGACCG GGCTCCATTTACAGGGATCACTGATTTCTCAGTAACGAAGAACAAAATCATTCAGCTTTGCTTGGATCTGACCACTACAGTCCAGAAG gaTTGCCTTGTAGCAGAAATGGAAGATAAAGTTTTGGCTGTA GTCAAGGTTTTAAATGGCATCTGTGATAAAACAATCCGATCTACCACGGATCCTGTTATGAGCCAGTGTGCATGTCTGGAAGAAGTTCACTTACCAAACATTAAACCCGGGGAAGGCTTG GGCATGTACATCAAATCAACCTATGATGGACTGCACATGATTACTGGGACCACAGAAAAT TCTCCTGCAGACAGATCTCAGAAGATTCATGCCGGTGATGAAGTCATTCAGGTTAATCAGCAAACTGTG gtGGGATGGCAGCTGAAAAATCTGGTGAGAAAGTTGAGAGAGAATCCTACAGGAGTTGTGTTGCTGCTTAAGAAGCGGCCCACGAGTTCCTTCAACTTCACTCCTGCCCCCCTGAAAAACCTACGATGGAAGCCGCCTCTGGTCCAG ACCTCGCCTCCGCCCACGACCACTCAGTCCCCGGACAGCACGATGGACGCGTCACTGAAGAAGGAGAAGCCAGCCATCATGGATCTTTATATTCCTCCTCCGCCAACCGTTCCCTACTCCCCCCG GGAAGAGAATGGGAGTTCCGTTTACGGATTCAGTAAATGTAAACAGCCGCAGCCTGGTCCGAAGGGTTCTGAGTCCCCCAAttccttcctggaccaggaaagCCGGAGACGGAGATTTACCATCGCTGATTCTGATCAGTTGCCTGGGTATTCCGTGGAAACCAATATTCTGCCCACAAAAATGAGAGGGAAAACACCATCCTATG GCAAGCCCCGGCCTTTGTCCATGCCTGCGGACGCGAGCTGGATGGGGATTGTGGACCCTTTTGCTAGACCTCGAAGTCATGGGAGGAAAA GTGAGGACGGCCTTTGCCGGTATTTCAGTAATGAGCGGATCTCTCCGATCATCGAAGAAAGGTCATCCCCCACATACCGTTTCTCAAGGCCCACGACCGAGAGGCAGCTGGTCCGAGGTGCAGACTACATCCGAGGCAGCAGGTGCTACATCAGTTCAGATCTCCACAGCAGCGCCACGATTCCATTCTCGGAGGAAGGGACCAAAAAGAAAGCCAGCTCCTCGGCAGCCAAGTCCTCTTCTCCAGAACCGTCCCTGCTGGTCAGCTGGTTTACTCGCCTGAAACTGTTGACTCACTGA